From Salvia splendens isolate huo1 chromosome 16, SspV2, whole genome shotgun sequence, a single genomic window includes:
- the LOC121771147 gene encoding uncharacterized protein LOC121771147 gives MAWYNRITVSYLVQPGTQSTDGMNEAASSNLLAVETLQGIWHLTSEHDTDPRFRQIRDMAASALRAMNHADAMEYPSSQRQNVVVPPRPPTSLRHGLPGVRTGGHGITRQHRLATPHLSPPS, from the exons ATGGCGTGGTACAATAGGATCACCGTGTCGTACCTAGTTCAACCTGGGACACAGTCAACTGACGGGATGAACGAGGCAGCCTCTTCTAATTTATTGGCG GTTGAGACCCTTCAGGGGATATGGCATTTGACCTCTGAGCATGACACAGACCCTCGGTTCAGGCAGATTCGAGACATGGCTGCTTCGGCACTTCGTGCGATGAACCATGCTGATGCGATGGAGTATCCATCTTCTCAACGGCAAAATGTGGTCGTGCCGCCACGCCCACCAACTTCTCTTCGTCATGGACTGCCGGGTGTCCGGACGGGTGGGCACGGGATTACACGACAGCATAGGT TGGCCACCCCCCACCTAAGTCCACCATCGTAG
- the LOC121770877 gene encoding putative late blight resistance protein homolog R1B-16, producing the protein MAAYAALVSVMQTIHQIEHHPSPPISMDKKQVESLTEIVMFLQEFLESYKSPYADGDEADPLEMCIADAAYAAEDAIELRIVDQLVPAASASAGSSTSADLYETLVKVIENMYLIKKEVMEIKDQQTQVSAASSSSSSSTKSSSPFGVKSTAMVGFDHVKIQLMEKLVYGEHRREVIPITGMGGIGKTTLAKNVYAHPSVSHHFDICAWVTISQQYNTKELLREILSQANKQGSSQMSEEDEIGVALHKCLTYRRYLVVLDDMWSIEAWDVIQRYLPDNSNGSRIMVTTRLSNLGSQLDNSYGHGMRFLNEESSWNLFCKIVFGGKSCPLELEKIGKKIVKSCRGLPLSIVVMGGLLEKMEQTKECWKSIRRSMSSLVNLENDKHCLKILKLSYNHLPVYLKPCFLYLGMFEEDSKIRVSRVIELWVSEGFIKPIRGKSLETIAKEYMDELVDRNLILVHELGKTGNMKQCKIHDLLRDLCLKEAEKERFYDVIGQHSPQGTCTQRRVAIMGSTSKEKVVDAMKSRPYARTCISDRERVRLLPNLKLVRTLRLCGDGYITEYSLRRVFELVNLRLVAVHFDGDSSQVPSSMNLLWSLQTLIVSSSQKIVNAPVDIWNMSQLRHVKVRNEGWHLPAPPPPPPSDNIVIMENLQTLKGVINFKCDEMMLHRIPNIKKLGLYFDNGMRIECLDNLKHLQKLESLSCSWLPVCGLLRKVNFPHSLKSLSLRMPMGRMEDIMEKVSTLPLLQKLKLYRGVFTTRKWETVEGQFPSLKYLSLTETNLECWTMESSHFPCLEHLLLYYLKDLKEFPAEVGEIPTLKSVVLSTCSKSAVKSAKRMIEEQEELQGQEQLSFQLTAY; encoded by the coding sequence ATGGCGGCTTATGCAGCTCTGGTTTCTGTTATGCAGACCATCCATCAGATCGAGCACCATCCTTCCCCTCCGATTTCTATGGACAAAAAACAAGTTGAATCTCTCACTGAAATTGTTATGTTTTTGCAGGAATTTCTTGAAAGTTACAAGTCTCCTTATGCTGACGGCGATGAAGCAGATCCCTTGGAGATGTGTATCGCTGATGCAGCTTATGCAGCTGAAGATGCCATCGAATTGCGCATAGTTGATCAACTTGTTCCTGCTGCCTCAGCATCAGCTGGTTCATCAACTTCTGCAGACTTGTATGAAACTCTGGTGAAGGTGATAGAGAATATGTATTTGATCAAGAAAGAAGTGATGGAGATCAAAGATCAGCAGACACAAGTCTCTGcagcatcttcatcttcatcttcatctacCAAGTCATCTTCTCCCTTTGGGGTGAAAAGCACAGCCATGGTGGGGTTTGATCATGTCAAGATTCAACTCATGGAGAAGCTCGTTTATGGAGAACACAGACGCGAAGTCATCCCAATCACAGGGATGGGAGGAATTGGTAAGACCACTCTTGCCAAAAATGTTTATGCACATCCATCTGTTAGTCACCATTTTGATATATGTGCTTGGGTTACCATTTCTCAACAATATAACACGAAAGAACTTCTTCGTGAAATTCTATCCCAAGCCAATAAACAAGGGTCGAGTCAAATgagtgaagaagatgaaatagGAGTAGCACTCCACAAATGTTTAACATATAGAAGGTATCTAGTTGTGTTGGATGATATGTGGAGTATTGAGGCATGGGACGTGATACAACGCTATTTACCTGACAATAGTAATGGTAGTCGAATAATGGTGACAACTAGGCTATCGAATTTGGGATCTCAATTGGATAACAGTTATGGCCATGGAATGAGATTTTTGAATGAGGAAAGTAGTTGGAATTTGTTTTGCAAAATTGTGTTTGGTGGGAAAAGTTGCCCATTGGAAttggagaaaattgggaagaaAATTGTGAAGAGTTGCAGAGGACTTCCATTATCAATTGTTGTGATGGGAGGTCTTTTGGAAAAAATGGAACAAACAAAAGAATGTTGGAAATCTATTAGGAGAAGCATGAGTTCATTAGTGAATTTGGAGAATGATAAGCATTGCTTAAAAATACTGAAGTTGAGCTACAACCATTTGCCAGTTTATCTTAAGCCATGCTTTCTATATCTGGGAATGTTTGAGGAGGATAGTAAAATTCGAGTATCAAGAGTCATCGAGCTATGGGTTTCTGAAGGGTTTATAAAGCCAATACGTGGCAAGAGCTTGGAAACAATTGCGAAAGAGTACATGGATGAACTAGTTGATAGAAATCTAATACTTGTTCATGAGCTTGGGAAAACTGGAAACATGAAGCAGTGCAAAATCCATGATTTGTTGAGAGACCTTTGCTTGAAAGAAGCTGAAAAGGAGAGGTTTTATGATGTGATCGGGCAGCATAGTCCTCAAGGCACTTGTACCCAACGACGTGTAGCTATTATGGGAAGTACTTCAAAGGAGAAAGTGGTTGATGCCATGAAATCTAGACCATATGCCCGTACATGTATAAGTGATCGTGAAAGAGTTCGACTGTTGCCCAATTTAAAATTGGTGAGGACATTGAGATTATGCGGTGATGGTTACATCACTGAGTATTCCCTCAGAAGAGTGTTTGAGTTGGTTAATTTGAGACTTGTTGCCGTTCATTTTGACGGGGACTCTAGCCAAGTTCCTTCTTCCATGAATCTCCTCTGGAGTCTGCAGACATTAATTGTTTCTTCTTCTCAAAAAATAGTTAATGCACCTGTTGACATTTGGAACATGTCTCAACTGAGGCATGTTAAGGTCAGGAATGAAGGATGGCATCTCCcagctcctcctcctcctcctccgagTGACAACATTGTGATCATGGAGAATCTACAGACCTTGAAAGGAGTAATTAATTTCAAGTGTGATGAGATGATGCTTCATAGAATTCCCAACATCAAAAAATTGGGACTTTATTTTGACAATGGTATGAGAATTGAGTGTCTTGATAATTTAAAACATCTGCAAAAGCTTGAATCTCTTAGCTGCTCTTGGTTACCAGTATGTGGTTTGTTGCGAAAGGTCAACTTTCCGCACTCTCTTAAGAGCCTGAGCCTGAGAATGCCCATGGGTAGAATGGAAGACATCATGGAGAAGGTAAGTACATTACCCCTTCTTCAAAAGCTCAAGCTGTATCGTGGAGTTTTCACAACAAGAAAATGGGAGACAGTTGAAGGCCAGTTCCCGAGTCTCAAATATTTGTCACTAACCGAAACTAATTTGGAATGTTGGACGATGGAAAGCTCTCACTTCCCATGTCTCGAGCACCTTTTACTTTATTACTTGAAAGATTTGAAGGAGTTCCCTGCAGAAGTTGGTGAAATTCCGACACTGAAATCTGTGGTGTTGAGTACGTGCAGCAAATCAGCGGTGAAGAGCGCGAAGAGAATGATAGAGGAACAAGAGGAATTGCAGGGACAAGAACAACTATCCTTTCAACTTACTGCTTACTAA
- the LOC121772248 gene encoding 5'-nucleotidase SurE-like — MNNLLPPGLVSNLQDALANRKPGEDDDSALPSLSEDEDNSKPVIFITNSDGIESPGLSFLVNALVEEGAYNVNVIVPQSDKSTSGHSVSLKETIEVASVQVKGATAYEISGTPVDCVSLALSGALFSWTKPLLVVSGINKGSSFGHHMYYSSVVAGAREALVYGVPSISISLNWQKDVSQESDFKDAVTVCLPIIKAAMRDIEKGVFPKGFSLDLELPTSPSANKGVKVTKRSHWRSNLNWQAISNTRAQAATRFTGGQPAMGLNIAQLSRDASAAGAARRLTTQKKDIEVVESVGSSPKAHFKKTVKYFRAEMLPKDNKEEGEDLDFKAVENGFVSLTPSYASVDSEADAEALNWIKSAVLEGQ; from the exons ATGAACAACCTCCTCCCCCCCGGCCTCGTTTCCAATCTCCAGGATGCTCTCGCGAATCGCAAGCCGGGCGAAGACGACGATTCCGCCCTCCCCTCGCTCTCGGAGGACGAGGATAACTCGAAGCCCGTGATTTTTATCACTAATAGCGATGGGATTGAATCCCCCGGGCTCTCTTTTCTGGTCAATGCGCTCGTTGAGGAAGGCGCTTACAATGTCAACGTCATCGTCCCTCAATC GGATAAATCGACATCAGGGCATTCGGTGTCGCTCAAGGAGACTATTGAGGTGGCTTCAGTGCAGGTTAAGGGAGCCACGGCATATGAAATTTCTG GAACTCCGGTGGATTGTGTATCGCTAGCGTTATCCGGTGCACTGTTTTCATGGACAAAGCCTCTTTTG GTTGTAAGTGGTATCAACAAGGGTTCGAGCTTTGGACACCACAT GTATTATTCGAGCGTTGTTGCTGGAGCTAGGGAAGCCCTGGTTTATGGCGTGCCGTCCATCTCAATATCGCTTAACTG GCAGAAGGATGTAAGTCAGGAGAGTGACTTCAAAGATGCTGTGACTGTTTGCTTACCGATAATAAAGGCAGCCATGAGAGATATAGAGAAGGGGGTATTCCCAAAAGGTTTCTCGTTGGATTTGGAACTTCCGACGTCACCCTCTGCAAACAAG GGAGTCAAAGTTACCAAGAGAAGCCACTGGAGGTCCAACCTTAACTGGCAAGCCATTTCAAACACCCGAGCCCAGGCTGCTACACGTTTCACCGGCGGTCAGCCAGCCATGGGACTGAATATTGCCCAACTCAGCCGTGACGCATCTGCTGCT GGTGCTGCTCGTCGTCTGACAACTCAGAAAAAGGATATTGAGGTTGTGGAATCGGTTggttcatcaccgaaagctcaCTTCAAAAAGACAGTCAAGTACTTCCGTGCAGAG ATGCTCCCCAAGGACAACAAGGAAGAGGGCGAGGATCTGGATTTCAAGGCCGTTGAGAATGGCTTT GTTTCACTCACTCCTTCCTACGCCTCCGTGGATTCAGAGGCCGATGCTGAAGCTCTGAACTGGATAAAGTCTGCAGTTCTAGAGGGACAATAG
- the LOC121769827 gene encoding heterogeneous nuclear ribonucleoprotein 1-like, with product MDYGVPDQNVAVYGEDEPQYEGHYRADEGNYGSIDNIDDSAGIKHDSSSSAGKLFVGGIAWETSEESFNRYFSKYGEITDSVIMLDKISGRPRGFGFVTFADPEVADKVLQEEHIIDGRAVEVKRTVPREGGMQGRGGVSKTRKIFVGGLPLSLTEDDLRDYFSSYGNIVEHQIMLDHKTNRSRGFGFVTFESEDSVEKIFSDGRMHELGGKQVEIKRAEPKRSGFDNSNEGRFHRGSSSSRSSGNFGGGSEGFGGGYGGKMGRGGYGGYGSYGGYGGYGNYPGNYAGGASGFYAAAAAGYGGYGYGYGFGGPMYGGGAYASGGYGAPVGYGGAAGYGVGKGYGGGPGGGYDGGKGFGGSSSGNGGYGGSVKGYGGGAGGGSGSAGAGGGGASAGGYGGGKGYGNGNGTSGRFHPYRK from the exons ATGGATTACGGTGTGCCCGACCAAAACGTCGCCGTTTACGGCGAAGATGAGCCGCAGTATGAAGGGCATTACCGCGCAGACGAGGGGAACTACGGTTCAATTGATAACATAGATGATAGTGCAGGGATAAAGCACGATTCTTCGTCGTCTGCAGG AAAACTTTTCGTCGGTGGCATTGCTTGGGAGACTTCTGAAG AGTCTTTCAACAGGTATTTTAGCAAGTATGGGGAAATTACAGATTCTGTGATAATGTTGGACAAAATCTCAGGAAGACCTCGTGGTTTTGGGTTTGTAACTTTTGCCGATCCAGAAGTTGCAGACAAGGTTTTACAGGAAGAACATATCATTGATGGTAGAGCG GTTGAGGTAAAAAGAACGGTCCCTAGAGAGGGTGGCATGCAAGGTAGAGGAGGAGTgtcaaagacaaggaaaatatttGTGGGTGGCCTTCCATTGTCATTAACTGAAG ATGATTTGAGGGATTATTTCTCTTCCTATGGTAACATTGTTGAGCACCAAATTATGCTGGACCACAAAACTAATCGGTCAAGGGGCTTTGGATTTGTAACCTTTGAAAGCGAAGACTCTGTTGAAAAAATATTCTCTGATGGTCGTATGCATGAACTTGGTGGAAAGCAA GTTGAAATAAAGAGGGCTGAGCCAAAGAGATCAGGATTCGATAATTCAAATGAAGGTCGGTTTCATCGTGGAAGTAGCAGTTCTAGATCTTCTGGCAATTTTGGTGGTGGTTCAGAAGGTTTTGGCGGTGGCTATGGTGGAAAAATGGGCAGAGGAGGCTATGGTGGTTATGGAAGCTATGGCGGCTATGGTGGTTACGGAAACTACCCTGGAAATTACGCCGGTGGAGCTTCAGGATTTTACGCAGCAGCAGCTGCAGGGTATGGTGGATATGGCTATGGTTACGGATTTGGTGGACCAATGTACGGTGGTGGTGCATATGCAAGTGGTGGCTATGGGGCTCCCGTTGGTTACGGGGGAGCTGCTGGATACGGTGTAGGTAAAGGCTATGGTGGCGGCCCAGGTGGTGGATACGATGGCGGTAAAGGCTTTGGAGGCAGCAGCAGCGGCAATGGAGGGTATGGTGGCTCTGTGAAAGGCTATGGAGGCGGTGCTGGTGGAGGCAGTGGCAGTGCAGGCGCAGGTGGTGGAGGAGCGAGTGCTGGTGGATACGGAGGTGGCAAAGGATATGGCAATGGCAACGGCACAAGCGGCCGGTTCCACCCCTACCGGAAATGA
- the LOC121770524 gene encoding protein indeterminate-domain 11-like has product MIKISAIQEENISNLTTASTDASASSTGGEMYPPPYFPAQTTPPPPPKKKRSQPGHPDPDSEVISLSPRTLMATNRFVCEICSKGFQRDQNLQLHRRGHNLPWKLKQRSSKDVMRKKVYVCPEASCVHHDPSRALGDLTGIKKHFFRKHGEKKWKCEKCSKKYAVQSDWKAHSKTCGTREYRCDCGTLFSRRDSFITHRAFCDALAEESAKSITTTIIPSLQNAPNSLSHHINLQQIQSQLPFPIKKEHQAFTLRPPWLPPQFQDFQENPQTHHNPNPNPNPNTSMGPTPFHHHHLPTPHISATALLQKATEMGSKSSGAHHAAGETPTTAGFGLKLASRDHHQFINGMAPFSNNKAASPPNSHSMLHDMMMISASGFDHQESAFEDEDLSFAGILNNNASSSSSSKRVDESLDFDATLNQFGASNGGNHDDGMTRDFLGLRPLSQSDILSFAGLSNCITTTSCVEHQTQTQRSWQG; this is encoded by the exons ATGATTAAAATCTCAGCCATCCAAGAAGAGAACATCTCCAACCTCACCACCGCCTCCACCGACGCCAGCGCCTCCTCCACCGGCGGCGAAATGTACCCTCCGCCGTATTTCCCAGCACAAACCACCCCACCTCCGCCGCCAAAGAAAAAGAGAAGCCAGCCAGGCCATCCAg ACCCTGATTCAGAAGTGATATCTCTCTCTCCGAGAACTCTCATGGCGACGAACAGATTCGTGTGTGAAATCTGCAGCAAAGGGTTTCAGAGGGACCAGAATCTGCAGCTGCATCGAAGAGGGCACAATCTGCCATGGAAGCTGAAGCAGAGAAGCAGCAAGGATGTGATGAGGAAAAAGGTCTATGTCTGCCCCGAGGCAAGCTGCGTCCACCACGATCCATCGAGGGCTTTGGGAGATCTCACAGGAATCAAGAAACACTTTTTCAGAAAGCATGGTGAGAAGAAATGGAAATGTGAGAAGTGCTCAAAGAAGTATGCTGTTCAATCAGACTGGAAAGCTCACTCCAAAACATGTGGCACTAGGGAATACAGATGTGACTGTGGCACCCTTTTTTCAAG GAGAGACAGCTTCATCACACACAGAGCCTTCTGTGATGCTCTAGCAGAAGAAAGTGCCAAATCCATCACCACCACAATCATCCCATCCCTCCAAAATGCTCCAAACTCACTCTCCCACCACATAAACCTCCAACAGATCCAATCCCAACTCCCATTCCCAATCAAGAAAGAGCACCAAGCCTTCACCCTAAGGCCACCTTGGCTACCACCCCAATTCCAAGATTTTCAAGAAAACCCCCAAACTCACCATaacccaaaccctaaccctaaccctaacacCAGCATGGGCCCCACCCccttccaccaccaccaccttccAACTCCACACATCTCAGCCACTGCATTGTTGCAGAAAGCAACAGAGATGGGCTCCAAAAGCAGCGGGGCCCACCACGCTGCTGGGGAAACCCCAACAACAGCTGGTTTCGGCCTAAAGCTGGCCTCACGTGACCACCACCAGTTCATCAATGGCATGGCTCCATTCAGCAATAATAAAGCTGCTTCTCCTCCAAATTCCCATTCCATGCTCCACGATATGATGATGATCAGCGCCTCCGGATTCGACCATCAAGAATCAGCCTTTGAAGACGAAGATCTGTCATTTGCTGGGATCTTGAACAATAACGCCTCGTCATCCTCTTCGTCGAAGAGGGTCGACGAAAGTTTGGATTTTGATGCGACCCTCAATCAGTTTGGAGCCTCTAACGGCGGAAACCACGACGATGGGATGACGAGGGATTTTCTAGGGCTGAGGCCCTTGTCTCAGAGCGACATTCTAAGCTTTGCAGGTTTGAGTAATTGCATCACTACTACTTCTTGTGTGGAGCATCAAACCCAAACTCAAAGATCTTGGCAAGGTTAG